From Schaalia sp. ZJ405, one genomic window encodes:
- a CDS encoding Nramp family divalent metal transporter, which yields MTRTPRTQTRRQLPRPRLKAFLGPAFIAAIAYVDPGNVAANITAGARYGYTLVWVLIASNIFAMVVQYLSAKLGIVTGQSLPEVLGKRLSKPTRIAFWAQAEIVAAATDLAEVIGGALALNLLFNIPLLWGGVIIGVVSLGLLMVQSDGHQRRFEAIIVALLIVITCGFLAGLFVTPPDWAATASGLVPRFAGTDSVLVAASMLGATVMPHAVYLHSTLVNDHPTQQTDTAHYLRATRIDVLWALSLAGIVNTGLLLLAAVALQGASGTDTIEGAHAAILSSFGPAIATIFAVGLLASGLASTSVGAYAGSEIMSGLLHIRVPLLVRRLVTLIPALVILAFGVEPTWALVISQVVLSFGIPFAIIPLMAYTRNPEIMGKHSNGRVLRIVAGVIAGVIVALNIALIYLTATGAA from the coding sequence ATGACCCGAACGCCCCGCACACAGACCCGACGCCAGCTTCCTCGACCTCGACTCAAAGCATTCCTCGGGCCGGCCTTTATCGCCGCAATCGCTTACGTCGACCCCGGAAACGTCGCCGCAAATATCACCGCGGGTGCCCGTTACGGATACACGCTGGTGTGGGTTCTTATTGCGTCCAATATCTTTGCGATGGTCGTTCAGTACCTTTCGGCCAAACTGGGAATCGTCACCGGGCAGTCATTACCTGAAGTCCTAGGAAAACGCCTGAGTAAACCCACCCGAATCGCCTTTTGGGCGCAAGCTGAGATCGTTGCCGCAGCAACCGACCTCGCCGAGGTCATCGGAGGGGCACTAGCTCTCAACCTTCTGTTCAATATCCCCCTACTCTGGGGAGGGGTGATCATCGGAGTTGTTTCCCTGGGGTTGCTCATGGTCCAATCCGATGGACACCAACGCCGTTTCGAGGCGATCATCGTTGCTCTCCTCATCGTCATCACGTGTGGATTCCTCGCAGGACTTTTCGTTACTCCCCCGGACTGGGCGGCAACAGCATCCGGCCTCGTTCCCCGGTTTGCCGGTACCGACTCGGTTCTCGTTGCAGCTTCCATGCTCGGGGCAACCGTCATGCCACATGCCGTCTACCTACATTCCACGTTGGTCAATGACCATCCGACGCAGCAAACAGATACGGCCCACTACCTGCGTGCCACCCGAATCGATGTGCTGTGGGCCCTGAGCTTGGCCGGCATTGTCAATACGGGTCTCCTCTTGCTTGCCGCGGTTGCCCTTCAGGGTGCAAGCGGAACCGACACGATCGAGGGGGCTCACGCCGCAATCCTCTCCAGCTTCGGCCCTGCAATCGCAACGATTTTCGCTGTTGGGCTTCTTGCCTCGGGGCTTGCGTCGACATCGGTTGGTGCTTACGCGGGCTCTGAGATCATGAGCGGACTGCTGCATATCCGAGTTCCACTCCTTGTCCGCCGCCTCGTCACCCTTATTCCTGCGCTCGTTATCTTGGCGTTCGGCGTGGAACCAACCTGGGCACTAGTTATTTCGCAGGTCGTTCTTTCCTTCGGAATCCCCTTCGCGATCATCCCTCTCATGGCCTACACCCGAAACCCGGAAATCATGGGGAAGCACAGCAATGGTCGGGTACTACGGATCGTTGCGGGTGTCATTGCTGGCGTCATCGTTGCTCTGAACATCGCATTGATCTATTTGACAGCGACCGGAGCTGCGTAG
- a CDS encoding ABC transporter substrate-binding protein, translating to MSKLTKVAAGAVAATLALTTLAACSSGNTAKDDGKGSVYYLSFKPEQDKVWQQVAKTYTEETGVPVKVVTAASGTYEQTLKSEIAKSDAPTLFQINGPIGLKNWKNYTADLTDTDLYKNLIDKSMAVSEDGKAYGIPYVVEGYGIIYNQAIMDKYFALPGAKVSSMDEVKDFMTLKSLVEDMQSKKDDLGIKGVFASTSLKPGEDWRWQTHLADLPVHYEYQDDGVDDKADLKFAYNKEFKNIFDLYLNNSTIEPQLASSKAVSDSMAEFALGQAAMVQNGNWAYGQVADVDGNTVKAEDVHMLPIYTGHKGEEKQGLNIGTENFFSINSKASEANQKASIDFVNWLISSETGKKFMVEDLGFIPPFSTFSESEQPADPLAKEVIKSLADTETEVVPWVFTTFPSQTFKDDFGASLAQYAAGQMSWDDVVKGFVSSWKAEKGA from the coding sequence ATGTCGAAGCTAACCAAAGTTGCCGCAGGAGCTGTTGCCGCAACCCTCGCCCTGACAACTCTCGCCGCATGTTCGTCTGGAAACACGGCGAAAGATGACGGCAAAGGCTCCGTCTACTACCTGAGCTTCAAGCCCGAACAAGACAAGGTGTGGCAACAAGTTGCCAAGACCTACACTGAGGAAACCGGTGTTCCCGTCAAGGTGGTGACCGCCGCCTCAGGGACCTACGAGCAGACTCTCAAGTCAGAAATCGCCAAGTCAGATGCCCCAACACTGTTCCAGATCAACGGTCCAATCGGCCTGAAGAACTGGAAGAACTACACAGCCGACCTGACCGACACTGACCTGTACAAGAATCTCATCGACAAGTCGATGGCCGTGAGCGAGGACGGCAAAGCCTACGGTATCCCCTACGTCGTTGAAGGCTACGGCATCATCTACAACCAAGCGATCATGGACAAGTACTTCGCTCTGCCGGGAGCAAAGGTGTCCTCGATGGATGAAGTCAAGGATTTCATGACTCTGAAGTCCCTCGTTGAAGACATGCAGTCCAAGAAAGACGACCTGGGCATCAAGGGCGTTTTCGCTTCGACATCACTCAAGCCCGGTGAGGATTGGCGCTGGCAGACCCACCTGGCAGACCTGCCCGTTCATTACGAGTACCAGGACGACGGCGTTGACGACAAGGCTGACCTGAAGTTCGCCTACAACAAAGAATTCAAGAACATTTTCGACCTGTACCTCAACAACTCAACAATCGAACCGCAGCTTGCCTCCTCGAAGGCCGTCTCTGATTCGATGGCTGAGTTCGCCCTCGGCCAGGCCGCAATGGTTCAGAATGGTAACTGGGCCTACGGTCAGGTTGCTGACGTTGATGGCAACACGGTGAAAGCCGAAGATGTCCACATGCTGCCGATCTACACCGGACACAAGGGTGAAGAAAAGCAGGGCCTCAACATTGGCACGGAAAACTTCTTCTCCATTAACTCCAAAGCATCTGAAGCCAACCAAAAGGCCTCCATCGACTTCGTCAACTGGTTGATCTCCTCCGAAACCGGAAAGAAATTCATGGTTGAGGACCTCGGATTCATTCCGCCGTTCTCCACGTTCTCCGAGTCCGAGCAGCCAGCTGATCCGTTGGCCAAGGAGGTCATCAAGTCGCTGGCCGATACCGAGACCGAGGTTGTTCCGTGGGTCTTCACCACATTCCCGTCGCAGACTTTCAAGGACGATTTCGGCGCTTCACTGGCTCAGTACGCAGCCGGTCAGATGTCCTGGGATGACGTGGTCAAGGGATTTGTCTCCTCGTGGAAAGCTGAAAAGGGCGCCTAA